A region from the Hydrogenimonas sp. genome encodes:
- a CDS encoding DoxX family protein has translation MREEWGKFLLRLGVGGLLLFHGIHKVVYGIGGVKAMLAAHSLPEWIGYGVYLGEVLAPIALIVGFYSRIAAGVIAFNMAAAIALAYGGSLFSLGKFGGWVIETPLLFLIGALAIVLIGGGRIGLRW, from the coding sequence ATGAGAGAAGAGTGGGGAAAGTTTCTGCTTAGGCTTGGTGTCGGAGGGCTGCTCCTCTTTCACGGTATCCATAAAGTTGTCTACGGTATAGGCGGCGTAAAGGCGATGCTTGCCGCCCACTCTCTTCCGGAGTGGATCGGCTACGGGGTATACCTGGGCGAGGTGCTGGCCCCGATAGCGCTTATCGTCGGTTTTTACAGCCGTATCGCCGCGGGGGTGATAGCGTTCAACATGGCGGCCGCCATAGCGCTGGCCTACGGCGGAAGCCTCTTCTCTCTCGGAAAATTCGGCGGATGGGTAATCGAAACCCCTCTTCTCTTTCTGATCGGTGCGCTTGCGATTGTGCTGATCGGGGGCGGACGCATCGGGCTGAGGTGGTAG
- a CDS encoding probable integral membrane protein Cj1452, whose translation MEQKNSGYTEGALFTKSLSDFLTTKFLALSTAPFFITMLISLIFLYYLSGEFFQMLDVAAQVSQNPDAAQAQNELAQFAQEYPIMSAILGSFIFKAIAGTLFYLIGGGFAVLVSVILAVIIIGFFTPYIVAEVQRRHYPDIERKATVPIVDYLFFLLRQFGLFLLFFLVSLPFYFVPVLNIVAMNAPFYFLFHTLLTRDVAGEILDKEEQKIVFKKAKWRIATTTAILYLLSLIPAVGILGQVFFVIVLAHQFFQEAARVRNAQIYGMAEREAITH comes from the coding sequence ATGGAACAAAAAAATAGCGGCTACACGGAGGGCGCCCTCTTCACAAAGAGCCTATCCGATTTTTTAACGACTAAGTTTCTGGCACTGAGTACGGCCCCGTTTTTCATAACAATGCTGATATCTCTCATCTTCCTCTACTATCTGTCGGGGGAGTTTTTCCAGATGCTCGACGTAGCCGCGCAGGTTTCACAGAACCCCGATGCGGCGCAGGCACAGAACGAACTGGCACAGTTTGCGCAGGAGTACCCCATAATGTCGGCGATCCTTGGAAGCTTCATCTTCAAGGCTATAGCCGGAACACTCTTCTACCTTATAGGCGGGGGATTCGCGGTACTGGTATCGGTCATACTGGCTGTCATCATCATAGGTTTCTTCACACCCTATATCGTAGCAGAAGTACAAAGGAGACACTATCCCGATATCGAGAGAAAGGCCACGGTTCCCATTGTCGACTATCTCTTTTTCCTTCTCAGGCAGTTCGGCCTGTTTCTTCTATTCTTCTTGGTATCCCTGCCCTTCTACTTCGTTCCGGTGCTCAATATAGTCGCTATGAACGCCCCCTTCTACTTCCTGTTTCATACACTTCTTACACGTGACGTGGCGGGGGAGATACTCGATAAAGAGGAGCAGAAGATCGTCTTTAAAAAAGCGAAGTGGCGCATCGCGACGACTACCGCGATCCTCTATCTGCTCTCCCTGATTCCGGCCGTTGGTATTTTGGGTCAGGTATTTTTCGTAATAGTGCTGGCGCACCAGTTTTTCCAGGAGGCCGCGCGGGTGAGAAACGCACAGATATATGGGATGGCAGAAAGAGAGGCTATCACGCACTAG
- a CDS encoding carboxypeptidase A1 precursor, whose translation MKQLYHSYDEAVALFGELAKRRPDLFAVEVIGTTWEKRDIIAVTVSKSVENASQKPALFFTGTVHAREWIGLELAIGFAQYVERNIEYDHDLQRALEDAAIYMVPCANPDGFEYSRNHFSFWRKNRRQNADGSYGVDLNRNFPIGFVKSNKPTSNIYGGPEPFSEPETRALRDFVESHPNISIALDYHSQGNVFFPAHDFRHEDTIDTTDMNVLCANMAEEIRKVSDREYGIHQGKPPAKLISGSGREFYYSKGILASVVEVGTRNISDYLDDMIEHIREHIPALVAAIMEAPNYSRRSLMPRPGNFRATHVGIENVTLEWEPYGESGEDIYFEIYRSRREKSYCRRFNLMGITQANRFCDNNLESDTLYFYHIRAVDKSSGRKSPYAPVLAVRTHVADDEFHRTYFPLPSKTGYVAEKVKENASHFGVNSLFVGVSEAKGVSYAVITIPLRTIPENAVIKRARLRLYPMNRVGVTVEKYGEWNAAIADPRTVGDITEFEDVENMRLLTYVGRPTPSNHLTQGIWRSWEFSEIECRALQEQIAGKEVVFRIEGPKRLNVGRSSQMMQWDIGYGKFGGGLAFRPHLEITYTLAGKDLELYPKRSFTVRADGVEEGRISAGFDGEGRKIYSTFDFELGSLPDPEFMQITRAYVVLKPVKVYVKENIRFHLEMIDPETERDYGAIKERRIVENIGYDVSAGDLKSGEQVFVFDTYAIQELGNMLRSGKGIAFLLRPSAAQKLVKNSVVEWHSSHPEFTPRLVVEYLQKRRRPVAAVSDLRYRIENGKVRLDWKNPDDPDFRGVFVIKNPFRVPISPYDGDKLYGGPDSWTYDDFGALDVKKYYALFTYDDVPNFSEPVVLEYIPN comes from the coding sequence TTGAAACAGCTCTACCACTCATACGATGAAGCGGTCGCCCTTTTCGGTGAACTCGCCAAGAGGCGGCCCGATCTTTTCGCCGTCGAAGTCATAGGCACTACATGGGAGAAGCGCGACATAATCGCCGTCACAGTCTCGAAGTCGGTAGAGAATGCGTCGCAGAAGCCCGCCCTCTTTTTTACCGGAACGGTACACGCGAGAGAGTGGATAGGCCTCGAACTGGCTATCGGCTTCGCGCAGTATGTAGAGAGAAATATCGAGTACGATCACGATCTGCAAAGAGCGCTGGAGGATGCCGCCATATATATGGTTCCGTGTGCCAACCCGGACGGTTTCGAGTATTCGCGCAACCACTTCTCCTTCTGGCGCAAAAACCGAAGGCAGAATGCCGACGGCAGCTACGGGGTCGACCTCAACAGGAACTTTCCGATAGGCTTCGTGAAGTCCAACAAGCCTACATCCAACATATACGGCGGCCCCGAGCCTTTCAGCGAGCCCGAAACAAGGGCCCTGAGAGACTTCGTGGAGTCGCATCCGAACATATCGATAGCCCTCGACTACCATTCGCAGGGGAACGTCTTTTTCCCGGCGCACGACTTCAGGCACGAAGATACGATAGATACGACCGACATGAATGTCCTATGCGCCAACATGGCGGAAGAGATACGAAAGGTCAGCGACAGGGAGTACGGTATCCACCAGGGCAAGCCGCCCGCGAAGCTGATAAGCGGCAGCGGCAGGGAGTTCTACTACTCCAAAGGGATACTCGCAAGTGTCGTCGAGGTCGGAACCAGAAACATCTCCGACTACCTTGACGATATGATAGAGCATATAAGAGAGCACATTCCCGCACTTGTGGCGGCTATTATGGAGGCGCCCAACTACTCACGCCGAAGCCTCATGCCCAGGCCCGGGAATTTCCGCGCGACCCACGTAGGCATCGAAAACGTGACACTCGAATGGGAGCCCTACGGAGAGAGCGGGGAGGATATCTATTTCGAAATCTACCGCAGCAGGCGCGAAAAGTCCTACTGCCGCCGCTTCAACCTGATGGGAATTACACAGGCGAACCGTTTCTGCGACAACAATCTAGAGAGCGACACGCTCTACTTCTACCACATAAGGGCCGTAGACAAAAGCAGCGGCAGGAAATCTCCATACGCTCCGGTGCTTGCCGTCAGGACACATGTGGCCGACGACGAGTTCCACCGTACTTACTTCCCCCTCCCCTCCAAGACCGGGTATGTCGCCGAAAAGGTGAAAGAGAACGCTTCCCACTTTGGGGTCAACTCCCTTTTTGTCGGTGTAAGCGAAGCCAAGGGGGTCAGCTATGCGGTGATCACGATACCCCTCAGGACCATTCCGGAAAATGCGGTGATAAAGCGGGCCCGTCTGCGCCTCTACCCTATGAACAGGGTGGGCGTCACCGTCGAAAAGTACGGGGAGTGGAACGCTGCGATAGCGGACCCTCGAACCGTTGGCGATATTACGGAGTTTGAAGATGTGGAAAATATGCGGCTCCTCACATATGTAGGGCGCCCCACCCCCTCCAACCATCTTACGCAGGGCATCTGGAGAAGCTGGGAGTTCAGCGAGATTGAGTGCCGCGCTCTCCAGGAGCAGATAGCCGGCAAAGAGGTCGTTTTCCGGATAGAGGGCCCCAAAAGACTCAATGTGGGAAGAAGTTCGCAGATGATGCAGTGGGATATCGGCTACGGGAAGTTCGGCGGCGGACTCGCTTTCCGACCCCACCTGGAGATAACGTACACACTCGCCGGTAAAGATTTGGAGCTCTACCCGAAGCGAAGCTTCACGGTAAGGGCCGACGGTGTGGAAGAGGGGAGAATTTCGGCCGGTTTCGACGGCGAGGGAAGAAAGATCTACTCGACGTTCGACTTCGAGCTGGGCTCGCTTCCCGACCCGGAGTTTATGCAGATCACCAGGGCCTACGTCGTGCTGAAACCGGTCAAGGTATATGTAAAGGAGAATATCCGTTTCCATCTGGAGATGATAGACCCCGAAACCGAGAGGGACTACGGTGCGATAAAAGAGCGTCGTATCGTGGAGAATATAGGCTACGACGTCAGTGCGGGAGACCTAAAGAGCGGCGAGCAGGTCTTCGTGTTCGATACATACGCTATACAGGAGCTTGGAAATATGCTAAGAAGCGGAAAGGGTATCGCATTTCTGCTCCGCCCCAGCGCCGCCCAGAAGCTTGTGAAAAACTCCGTCGTTGAGTGGCACAGCTCCCATCCTGAGTTTACCCCCAGGCTCGTGGTGGAGTACCTGCAGAAAAGACGCCGCCCGGTGGCCGCCGTGAGCGATCTGCGCTACAGGATAGAGAACGGGAAGGTGAGACTGGATTGGAAAAATCCCGACGACCCGGATTTCAGAGGGGTTTTCGTTATAAAAAATCCGTTCAGGGTGCCGATATCTCCATACGACGGCGACAAACTCTACGGCGGCCCGGACAGCTGGACGTACGACGATTTCGGGGCACTGGATGTGAAGAAGTACTATGCCCTCTTCACATACGATGACGTTCCGAACTTCAGTGAACCGGTGGTGCTGGAGTATATTCCGAACTGA
- a CDS encoding succinate dehydrogenase flavoprotein subunit, protein MSDVLIIGGGGAGLSAAIAARETGASVTVLGKTYPTRSQTSMAQGGINAALGNVGEDSVEAHIADTLKSSHTLGNEEMIRRLCEEAPRTIAWLDSIGVPFSRLENGAVAQRRLGGASAKRACYAQDYTGLKLLHTLYDTALKMGVKFLDELFMLNFIVEENRVLGVTAIEMKSGEVKAIGAKSVVVAGGGYSGIYRGFTTNSSAATGDALAAAVRAGCVLSDMEFIQFHPTALKRSGVLISESARGAGGYLLNSAKERFVDELKPRDEVAKAIWEQIESGSDVYLDIRHLGEAFIEENLPQERKLAKLYEGVDPVTDLIPVKPVAHYTMGGIEVGSDHMTKVKGLFAAGECANAYLHGANRLGGNSLLETVVFGREAGENAAKFAGENGAEKVSSTGQFEKDSAFVAAIPNFTNQIDFYEKRDFMGKIFYRNAGIVRNEMGLKGVLSVIRQMQKELPFMGIADKSREYNTNLLEFIEFGNMVELAEIVLVCAIGRNESRGAHQREDFPKEDDEKFGGVHSLSWKEQGVLCNEFEGMK, encoded by the coding sequence ATGAGTGATGTTTTAATAATAGGAGGCGGCGGGGCCGGCCTGAGTGCGGCAATAGCCGCACGTGAGACTGGGGCGAGCGTAACCGTTCTGGGCAAGACATACCCGACCAGATCGCAGACCTCCATGGCGCAGGGCGGCATAAACGCCGCTCTGGGCAATGTAGGCGAGGATAGCGTGGAGGCCCACATAGCGGATACACTCAAATCTTCCCATACGCTGGGAAACGAGGAGATGATCAGGCGCCTCTGTGAAGAGGCTCCGCGCACCATAGCCTGGCTCGACTCGATAGGCGTTCCGTTCAGCAGGCTGGAAAATGGAGCGGTGGCGCAGAGAAGACTTGGTGGAGCCAGCGCGAAGAGAGCCTGCTACGCCCAGGACTATACCGGGCTCAAGCTTCTGCACACTCTCTACGACACCGCCCTTAAGATGGGTGTGAAGTTTCTGGACGAACTCTTCATGCTCAACTTCATAGTCGAAGAGAATCGCGTTCTCGGAGTGACGGCTATCGAGATGAAGAGCGGAGAGGTGAAGGCTATCGGGGCCAAAAGCGTTGTCGTCGCCGGAGGCGGATACAGCGGTATATACCGCGGCTTCACCACCAACTCTTCGGCCGCAACGGGGGATGCCCTCGCGGCAGCCGTCAGGGCCGGATGTGTTCTGAGCGATATGGAGTTTATACAGTTTCACCCGACCGCACTGAAAAGAAGCGGCGTACTCATAAGCGAGAGCGCACGCGGAGCCGGAGGCTATCTGCTCAACTCGGCCAAAGAGCGCTTCGTCGACGAGCTGAAGCCGAGAGACGAGGTTGCCAAAGCCATCTGGGAGCAGATCGAGAGCGGCAGCGATGTGTATCTTGATATCAGGCACCTCGGAGAGGCTTTCATAGAGGAGAACCTGCCGCAGGAGCGTAAACTTGCGAAGCTCTACGAGGGCGTCGACCCCGTAACCGATCTGATTCCGGTAAAACCTGTGGCGCACTATACGATGGGGGGCATAGAGGTAGGAAGCGACCATATGACGAAAGTGAAAGGGCTCTTCGCCGCCGGGGAGTGTGCAAACGCCTACCTGCACGGCGCCAACAGGCTGGGCGGCAACTCTCTGCTCGAGACGGTCGTATTCGGAAGGGAAGCGGGAGAGAATGCGGCAAAGTTCGCCGGAGAGAACGGAGCCGAAAAGGTATCTTCTACCGGGCAGTTTGAAAAAGACAGCGCTTTCGTCGCCGCGATACCGAACTTTACCAACCAGATAGACTTCTACGAAAAACGCGACTTCATGGGCAAGATCTTCTATAGAAACGCCGGTATAGTCAGAAACGAGATGGGGCTCAAGGGGGTCCTTTCGGTAATACGGCAGATGCAGAAGGAGCTCCCCTTCATGGGTATAGCCGACAAGAGCAGGGAGTACAATACCAACCTGCTGGAGTTCATAGAGTTCGGAAACATGGTCGAGCTGGCGGAGATAGTTCTGGTGTGTGCGATAGGGCGAAACGAGTCCAGGGGGGCGCACCAGAGAGAGGATTTTCCGAAAGAGGATGACGAGAAGTTCGGCGGCGTACACTCGCTGTCGTGGAAAGAGCAGGGGGTGCTCTGCAACGAGTTTGAGGGGATGAAATGA